One Bacteroidales bacterium DNA segment encodes these proteins:
- a CDS encoding aminopeptidase produces MFTGSIYSQDSGNGYTFTMLKQVKTTPVKNQQSTGTCWSFATISFIETELIRLGQPEFDLSEMYFARCAYSDKANLYVRYQGTNNFGQGGQAHDVLNMMRSYGMATEESYQGKNYGSNDHVHGELESVLNVFLDAIVKNPNKKLTTAWAPAYESILDAYLGKAPTELTINGKKFTPKSFLESTGLKLDDYVEITSFNHHPFYQSFILEIPDNWHRDTYYNVPLNDLSTIIDNAIMNGYSVCWDGDVSEKGFAYKKGVAILPAAKVEDLKNTDMSRWTEVSEKDRVAQMFTFSGPVPEINVTQETRQLNFDNQTTTDDHLMHLVGIANDQNGTKYYYTKNSWGTENHIYNGFFYMSESFVKMKTIAILVHKDAIPTEIATKMGIVKFRNITK; encoded by the coding sequence ATGTTTACTGGCAGTATTTACTCTCAGGACAGCGGGAATGGGTACACCTTTACAATGCTTAAACAGGTTAAAACCACTCCAGTAAAAAATCAACAAAGCACAGGCACATGCTGGAGCTTTGCAACAATCTCTTTCATTGAGACAGAATTAATCCGTTTAGGTCAACCTGAATTTGATCTATCGGAAATGTATTTTGCAAGGTGTGCATACTCCGACAAAGCCAATCTTTATGTCCGGTATCAGGGTACAAATAATTTTGGTCAAGGTGGTCAGGCTCATGATGTTTTGAATATGATGAGAAGTTATGGTATGGCTACTGAAGAATCGTATCAAGGCAAGAATTATGGTAGCAATGACCATGTTCATGGTGAACTAGAGTCTGTTCTGAATGTTTTCCTTGACGCTATTGTTAAAAATCCTAATAAGAAATTAACAACTGCTTGGGCTCCTGCTTATGAATCAATTCTTGATGCATATCTAGGCAAAGCACCAACAGAATTAACCATCAATGGGAAAAAATTTACTCCAAAATCATTTCTAGAATCAACTGGATTGAAACTGGATGATTACGTTGAGATTACCTCTTTCAACCATCACCCCTTCTATCAAAGTTTTATACTTGAGATTCCCGACAACTGGCACCGAGATACATACTATAATGTTCCACTTAATGATCTTTCCACAATAATTGATAATGCAATAATGAACGGATACTCAGTTTGCTGGGATGGTGATGTTAGCGAAAAAGGTTTTGCATATAAAAAAGGGGTGGCTATTCTTCCTGCTGCAAAAGTGGAAGATCTTAAAAACACTGATATGAGTCGATGGACTGAAGTTTCAGAAAAAGATAGAGTAGCACAGATGTTTACTTTTAGCGGACCCGTACCCGAGATAAATGTTACCCAAGAAACCCGTCAGCTAAACTTTGATAATCAAACAACAACCGACGATCATCTAATGCACCTTGTAGGTATTGCAAACGATCAGAATGGAACAAAGTACTACTATACCAAAAATAGCTGGGGAACAGAAAATCATATTTATAACGGGTTTTTTTACATGTCCGAATCTTTTGTGAAGATGAAAACCATTGCAATTCTTGTGCATAAAGATGCTATTCCTACTGAAATAGCCACTAAAATGGGGATTGTTAAATTTAGAAATATTACTAAATAG